The Malus sylvestris chromosome 3, drMalSylv7.2, whole genome shotgun sequence genomic sequence CATGATCCCGATGATGGCTCCGCCTGGTGCTCCCGGCATGCCTGGTCAATTAAGTGCCCCCATGAGGCCTCCTCCCGCTTTGAATCCTCCACCAGCAGTTCCTGGCAGCACAGCACCAAATGCTTCAAATGGTCCCCCTCCTATGGCTGCACCTCCGATGTATCAACCCAATCCAACAGCACCAACAAGTGGAGGCTATGAAAGTTTCAATCCGAATACTCAGCCTCCTGATTCTAGTCAGTAATGTGGTTAAATCGGTACGTATTATTTCTATACTTTGGAAAAATGAAACATCTCTCGCCAATATGTTAGACATTTCAGTATTACGAGCATGTGAAGTTCATGATGTATGCACGATGTTTTAACAAAATGCGGTGCAGAGTTATTGGAGTATATGCATATTGTCAAGAATTTGGTGTTAGAAATTGTTATTTTTCCCTCGGTGGCTTGTGGTTCTTATGCTTGCACAAGTAATAAAAGAAGCCTATACACGGGATTAATCGATTGAAACTGTAGAGCACAAGAgaaattgtttgatttctttTCAAGTTCACTCCCGAACCGAAAGAACAGAAAAGCCTCTCTTTTTCATCAACTGTTACATTTTGATGCTTGTGGTTCCTGGTTTTCTCATTGGACTTTCATGGTATTTCTCGTTACAGGCAATCAATAGTAACCCGGAAAATGACTCATGTTGCAGCACCTTCATCGGAGAAGTCTTCTGCCATAACTTGGTCTAATGGGGCTTTCATCATGTGATGCAAACCAGGTGCTTGTCCTTTGTTATGAAAAGGTCGTGCAATTTAACATTTTTGTAGACCCCTTGTATGATTGTATCCTCTTTAAACTTGCACATCTTATTTGAACCTACTTGTGTTTATAAGAGCGATTTGTTGAAAATTTACTCCCTGAACTTGTAATAATACTATTATTCGTATAGTTCCTTCCCACGTTTAATCGTTTATAAAAGAGAACGACGATAAAAGTATCAATTCCTGGCCTAAATTCTGTTCAAAACAAGGATTACCAAACAACTAGAGTTAATCACAAACTACCATTCAAATCGCCATGGAAATCCAAAAAAATCCGAACCCTACACCCTCAAGGGGTTCATAATCTGGGAAAGTTTCGAACGAAAATGGCGAACGATTACTATTAATGCTAATCCATTAGTTTTAGCTCGAAGTTTGCCCTTAGTTGTCTTGAAGTTAGCTGCTTGTTACAGAGTTTTCTTCGTCGCATGGAAGGGCACAAGGCCGGAGGACCAATTCCTCTTGACGGCAGTTGTGAAGAGCATGTCCGCGAAGCAAAGTATTATAGAGAAACCAGGACTCGATAGACTAATTTCCCACAAACTATGCATCGCCTAATCATAATCACAAACAACCATTTGAACtcgagtaatgctattcatatcatatttttataccacatttctataccaccttaggtggcatctgaTATGGACAGTCacatcatttaaaaaatttgcaaaactcaaggaagggaaggagaaagactcctcgtataccacaatcatcatttaattaactagtttttcttaattattagtttattaaataatgaacgaaattaaaaaatctgattaatttaaatgatgtggctgtccacatcaaatgtcacctaaggtggtatgaaaatgtggttaaaaaacatggtatgaataacattactcttcgAACTCGAGTGAGTAAGATAAACACACCGTTCTGACCAACTTGCCCTAAACTATGTGCAAGTGGCAGATTTAAGCAAAGGGTTTggttataaaagaaataaaattgaGAACCAGTACCATGTGGGCATTTGGTCTAGTGGTATGATTCTCGCTTAGGGTGCGAGAGGTCCCGAGTTCAATTCTCGGAATGCCCCTtcgtcccttttttttttcctttttatttagcTGAATCAAAAGGACACAAATACCCCCGCCAGCCTATATACTGTAACTGGGATCCTTTTTATGACTCTCAATCTCACTTGATCCACATTTTTCATATGATTTCACAATCCAAGCGTTGCAGACACAGCGGAAACTCAGAAACTCGAATATACCAAGACGCTCTTTTATATCTAACACAAGTTCAGAAGAAAGATTGGACCATGCATGGCCGTTTTTTGCCACAATACTTGCTTACAAGTTCACGGAATAAACACAACGTAACCTACATCTCCCTCGTGAAGAAACTTCACCATTGTTTTACAGATTCCAATCAATCACCTACACCATAAATAATTACCTGTTATTTCTTCTTAGCTCTGATATATACTTTACCACTTGAGCTAACCCGAAGCGTTATTAACACGAAAATTGATAAATACTGTATAACGTTTTATTCCATATTCTTGTATAATAATGATAAGGTggcatattattttatttatcactCAATATTGATCGTTTTCCAGTAAAAAAAATCGTCAAACAATATCGGCAAATCACGTACAAAATTTCCACATCGTTTACACAGAATTTGTTACAAATAACTAAGCAAGATAATTCTATGGCAATCTTCAACAAAACCTCACCCAAATCCGTCTGTTTTTCGAGTAAAGATTTTTGGGTGTTTGATATGCATGATTTGGACATATTTACTTACTACGAGAAATAATATAGATATAAAGGAGGTTGAATATTGAGCATGACCAACAAACGAATCTAAACTACGATATTATTCTATCAATTTAAACAAGAGCCAAGACGGCTATAAGTTTAGGACTATCTTGTGACTGCTTATCTTCATAGCGTTACAAAACattatatttatagagaacaaACCTAACCCTAATATTAACAAGCCGGGCTCAAAACTAAACTACCCAGACaataaaataccaaaaaatactaatattttccaataaAGGATTGGGTGTGTATGGGATAATCAAGTTAATCAACGCCCTTGGATATTTCATTCTTAGAATTTTTAAGGCGTGAGAAGGTATGGAATATTCAAAACTAATGTGGACCGCTTATTTTTCATCCGTTACCTTAGAAAACGCATAAATGGTAATAATGTTCTTTTAAAATCTTTGATTTATAGTAAACACAAGAATGAGAATAATACTTTCCTTATAAATacgttatttttttttccttctaacaAACGATAGTATCTACATTAAAGAAGTAGGAAAgagggctaagcctcacaataaagctagcaataatatggtttaaatttgtctttgacgaaaatcgaacctaaaaccttttACTTACtagtaaagagaaatatcactaaaccgtaatactaaatgacACAAAAAAGTTCTCTTGCTTATAAATGTGTTACTTAACTCCATTTCTTATAAGTAAACATGAGAGTgtacaaacaaaaaagaaaaaacaatgagAAAAATTTATAATGACAAAATCATATATATTACAAAGTTTTATCCCAAAAACAAAGAGACAAAATGCATGTGTCACGGTCAGATGAAACGCCGCTATTGGACCACGTGTGCACATGTGGACGAATCCATTAGAATTCTTTGCTTTTCTTTGAGTCTTCCTTACATTCATGACTCGTCCACTTTTCGTTCCAACCACAACCAAAAGCATATAAAATCAACAGCTGGCCATGACTTGAAGAAAGGTGGGAATTCAGTGAAAGGAAGAAGTTGAACCAGTTGATCTCAAAGTATCACATAAACCCCATCTTAATTCttcaagaaaaaggaaaatatgctCAGGGTTGCCTTCAGGTAAGCTTCTCCTCCCTTTTCTTTATAAATTCGAGCGATATTTTAATTAATCTAATCTTTAAAATAGAGCATACTGCTTTAGTCATCTTGACGGCGCTTGGATTCCCAAAATTACTACTGTTTATCCCTCATTTCTTTAatgttgatttttcttttttggttgctGATGTTTTCTCTTTCCATTGAAAGAAATTTGGTGTGCTGGATTTATGTTGCTAACTGTTCGAAGTTTGAACAGAAAAAATGTCACCATTTCAAGAGCTCCATTGGCTTCTCCGACCTTCAAGATGGGATTTTCATCCCAGCCTGGAAGGTAGGCAAAAAATCGAGTAGGTATTCGGGAATACTCGGATGAATTATTCGAATTCCCGAATACCCTTTTTCCGATTTCGATTAAATTTCTCGTATGCATGCCCTTCTGTTGATTTGGTTCTATGTGTGACATAGCAGGCTTGAAGGCAAAGTGGCGCTGATTACCGGAGCAGCAAGCGGCATAGGGAAGGCAACCGCGTTGAAGTTCGTCAGCAACGGCGCCAAAGTTGTCATTGCCGATATCCAACAGCAGCTCGGGCAGCTCGCAGCGAAAGAGCTCGGTCCAAACGCGGCATTCATTGCCTGCGATGTCACGAAAGAGTCCGACATTTCCAACGCCATTGATTTCACCGTCTCCGAACATAGCCAGCTTGACATTATGTACAGCAATGCCGGGGTGCCCTGCTACACTCCCCCGAGCGTCGTGGACCTCGATCTTACAGCATTCGACCGCGTCATGAGCATCAACGTGCGAGGAGTCATGGCAGGAATCAAGCACGCATCGCGCGTGATGATCCCGCGCAAAACTGGCTCCATTCTTTGCACAGCCAGCGTGACGGGACTGATGGGAGGACTGGCGCAGCACACATACTCCGTGTCCAAGTCTGCCGTCATTGGCATTGTCAAGTCCGTGGCTGCAGAGCTATGCAAGCATGGAATCCGAGTCAATTGCATATCGCCATTTGCGATTCCAACCCCGTTTGTGATCGAGGAAATGACTCAAATTTTCCCGGGGGTTGATAGACAACGGCTGATAGAACTAACGCACAAAGCAGGCGTCTTGGCTGGCGCAAAATGTGAACCCAACGACGTCGCTAACGCTGCACTTTACCTAGCTTCCGACGAGGCTAAATACGTCAGTGGCCATAATTTAGTTGTGGATGGAGGTTTTACATCTTTCAAGATATTGCAATTTCCTGCACCAGATCAGGTGCATTAAGCATTCATCCATTGTCACTACTTATTTGCAAGGAGATACACATATATTCATTATATCGAAGATTCTCTCTGCAGGATGTCCGTTCTTTACAGAAAACTTACTGCTTAAAAGGACAGACGTTTCGAGAAAACATTACTACCATTACATAGGAAATGCAGGACAAGACAAATTTTGAAAACCTTGAACTGGACTGAGTGACAATTAGGCCTGCTCTATCCGTTGGGAAATCAAATTCACGGCGGCGTTGGCTGATGAGAACGCGCCGTGGAAGCTTTCCTGGTACGAAATGGATTCCAATTCTATGGCCATCTTCAACAAAATCTCACCCAAATCCGTCTGTTTTTGGAGTAGAGATTTGTAGAACGATTGAGCAGCAATCTTGCTGATTTCGACATTGGTGGGTTCCGGGCAGTACTCATCGTCCAACCACTTGTGCAAAGTAACCCTCAGCCACTCTGATTCCTGAATTTTCATTCATGTAAATAAAATGGTTAGCACACATAAGTCCCACCAAACTCACTTTCATAAGAAATTACTTAAAAGTTCGTTTTGAATCAAAACCATGTATCCAACCAATAATGCACCTGATTATGGGCTCGTTTGGAAAATTGAAagttgcttttaaaatgactgaaagcgtttttggttCAACACTTCCCAAAatcactttaagtgtttttttcaggattcatttgcatttttattaagaattgttaaaaaaaaaaaacacttttatcaaaaacgtttttaataattttcaaaGCACTTTCAAACAAACCCTACCATTATAAGGCGGTTATTGCGCAGTTGCGCCAATAGGCGTAGAGTTGTTCGCCAACATTATAACTTGTCAGAAAAGTAAACAAACTAATGCGCGCTTCGAGAGCATACTTACAATCGTTATTGCACCTGACTGTTATTATTCTCGACTATTGCACTTACACTACTAGGTGAAGAATTTCTCGCTAACAGTATCATTTGTCATGAGACTAAACTAACTGAGCGATAAATTAAGGTACCACCAAGCACCTAAAAAATAGAAAGTAATACCTCCAAGGCCTTTGAGGGGGTCAACCAATGTTGTGGGACCACAAGGTCTTGAACTTGGGCGTCTGGGTCTTCATTGCTCTGTGGGTTTGAAGAAAACTGAGATCTTACAGCAGTTTGGGGCTTCCGGATATCATTCCGCCGGTGAATCGGGTGTCGTGGAACCCGGAAATTGAGCGCAGGCGTAGCGACATTGGCTAGAGCGGAGATTTTCGAGCAAGAGGTAGAGGTGGGAGGGAGTTTTCGAAGGGATGTGATTGGTCGGGCTGGAGACACAGATTTCATGGTTTTAGATTTTGGGTTgtggggggggagggggggttGGGTTTGGGTTATTTTCTTTCCTCCTTTTGTGTTGGATTTTGTGGTGAGAAAATGG encodes the following:
- the LOC126617264 gene encoding secoisolariciresinol dehydrogenase-like isoform X1 translates to MLRVAFRKNVTISRAPLASPTFKMGFSSQPGSRLEGKVALITGAASGIGKATALKFVSNGAKVVIADIQQQLGQLAAKELGPNAAFIACDVTKESDISNAIDFTVSEHSQLDIMYSNAGVPCYTPPSVVDLDLTAFDRVMSINVRGVMAGIKHASRVMIPRKTGSILCTASVTGLMGGLAQHTYSVSKSAVIGIVKSVAAELCKHGIRVNCISPFAIPTPFVIEEMTQIFPGVDRQRLIELTHKAGVLAGAKCEPNDVANAALYLASDEAKYVSGHNLVVDGGFTSFKILQFPAPDQVH
- the LOC126617264 gene encoding secoisolariciresinol dehydrogenase-like isoform X2; this translates as MLRVAFRKNVTISRAPLASPTFKMGFSSQPGRLEGKVALITGAASGIGKATALKFVSNGAKVVIADIQQQLGQLAAKELGPNAAFIACDVTKESDISNAIDFTVSEHSQLDIMYSNAGVPCYTPPSVVDLDLTAFDRVMSINVRGVMAGIKHASRVMIPRKTGSILCTASVTGLMGGLAQHTYSVSKSAVIGIVKSVAAELCKHGIRVNCISPFAIPTPFVIEEMTQIFPGVDRQRLIELTHKAGVLAGAKCEPNDVANAALYLASDEAKYVSGHNLVVDGGFTSFKILQFPAPDQVH
- the LOC126617265 gene encoding uncharacterized protein LOC126617265, which translates into the protein MKSVSPARPITSLRKLPPTSTSCSKISALANVATPALNFRVPRHPIHRRNDIRKPQTAVRSQFSSNPQSNEDPDAQVQDLVVPQHWLTPSKALEESEWLRVTLHKWLDDEYCPEPTNVEISKIAAQSFYKSLLQKQTDLGEILLKMAIELESISYQESFHGAFSSANAAVNLISQRIEQA